One region of Cottoperca gobio chromosome 19, fCotGob3.1, whole genome shotgun sequence genomic DNA includes:
- the LOC115025050 gene encoding microtubule-associated protein tau-like isoform X3, translated as MAASVEEEGAAVQPDLRLAMDYMNNSSNSYSSGDTMSSSLANITINDQHHQENGIMKETEAALSENGPKPVSELCDDKVQPAETSAEKGGVEAAVPELSEIESTSCEDEGQLAAGGAASTAQAKMDNGSADKTQTAIKPTSSPKRTSIVTRGNKTHASSRNGPSSIPIKASSPGPRQPGSLGGAKSQTPGARIAVRTSAQPASAKKPPTPKNEKDGSGQSSPGGTKSPSTQALSAKAAAEANKVKKVAVVRSTPKSPGSLKSRPPAPLAAAAPMPDLKHVRSKIGSTENIKHQPGGGKVQILDQKLDYKCVQSKCGSKDNAKHVPGGGNVQILDKKLEIANVQSRCGSKDNIKHTPGGGKVQILEKKLDLSNVQSRCGSKDNIKHVPGGGNTSQVQITHKKVDLTNVQSKCGSKVNIRHKPGGGNIEIKNEKLEFKVQSKVGSLDNIGHVPGGGGRRIESHKLSFRESAKARTDHGAEIVSLEDSPHQLSTVSSSGSINIADSPQLSTLADQVSASLAKQGL; from the exons ATGGCGGCAAGCGTGGAAGAGGAGGGTGCAGCTGTACAG CCTGACCTGCGACTGGCAATGGACTACATGAACAACTCCTCCAACAGCTACAGCTCCGGAGACACCATGAGCTCCTCCTTAGCCAACATCACCATCAACGACCAGCACCACCAGGAGAACGGAATAATGAAAG aaactgaagcagctctCAGTGAAAACGGGCCTAAACCTGTGTCTGAACTCTGTGATGACAAGGTGCAACCTG CAGAGACGTCTGCAGAGAAGGGCGGTGTTGAAGCAGCAGTGCCTGAGCTCTCAGAGATAGAGAGCACCTCGTGTGAAGACGAGGGGCAGCTTG cagctggaggagcagctTCAACAG CTCAAGCAAAGATGGATAACGGCTCTGCAGATAAG ACCCAAACTGCCATCAAACCAACCTCTTCCCCTAAAAGAACATCCATAGTCACCAGGGGCAACAAAACACACGCTTCTTCCCGAAATGGCCCCAGCTCCATCCCCATTAAAGCCAGCAGCCCGGGGCCCAGGCAGCCCGGA AGTCTCGGTGGTGCGAAGTCTCAAACCCCCGGAGCCAGAATTGCTGTCAGAACTTCAGCTCAACCTG CTAGTGCCAAGAAACCTCCCACTccaaaaaatgaaaaag ATGGGAGTGGACAGAGCAGCCCTGGCGGCACAAAATCTCCCTCTACCCAGGCACTTTCTGCAAAGGCGGCGGCCGAGGCCAACAAAGTGAAGAAGGTGGCGGTGGTGCGTTCTACGCCCAAATCCCCGGGCTCGCTGAAGAGCCGCCCGCCAGCCCCTCTGGCTGCAGCGGCACCCATGCCGGACCTGAAGCACGTCAGGTCCAAGATCGGCTccacagaaaacataaaacaccaGCCTGGAGGTGGAAAG GTACAAATCCTTGATCAGAAGTTGGATTATAAATGTGTCCAGTCTAAGTGTGGCTCCAAAGACAATGCGAAACATGTACCCGGTGGCGGCAAT GTCCAAATCCTCGACAAGAAGCTGGAGATAGCTAACGTCCAATCTCGTTGTGGCTCTAAAGACAACATAAAGCACACCCCTGGTGGAGGCAAG GTGCAAATTCTTGAAAAGAAGCTGGACTTAAGCAATGTGCAGTCCCGATGCGGCTCCaaagataatataaaacatgtaccCGGTGGTGGCAAT ACTTCACAGGTTCAGATTACGCACAAAAAGGTCGATCTGACCAACGTTCAATCCAAATGTGGATCGAAAGTCAACATTCGTCATAAGCCAG GTGGTGGAAATATCGAGATCAAAAATGAGAAGCTGGAGTTCAAAGTTCAGTCCAAGGTCGGCTCTCTTGACAACATCGGCCACGTCCCTGGAGGTGGCGGGAGAAGG ATTGAGAGCCACAAACTGAGCTTCCGTGAGTCCGCCAAGGCCCGCACTGACCACGGCGCTGAGATCGTGTCTTTGGAAGACTCCCCTCACCAGCTCAGCACCGTGTCCTCCTCCGGCAGCATCAACATAGCCGACTCTCCGCAGCTCTCCACGCTGGCTGACCAGGTGTCCGCCTCTCTGGCCAAACAAGGCTTGTGA
- the LOC115025050 gene encoding microtubule-associated protein tau-like isoform X6, translated as MPDLRLAMDYMNNSSNSYSSGDTMSSSLANITINDQHHQENGIMKETEAALSENGPKPVSELCDDKVQPAETSAEKGGVEAAVPELSEIESTSCEDEGQLAAGGAASTAQAKMDNGSADKTQTAIKPTSSPKRTSIVTRGNKTHASSRNGPSSIPIKASSPGPRQPGSLGGAKSQTPGARIAVRTSAQPASAKKPPTPKNEKDGSGQSSPGGTKSPSTQALSAKAAAEANKVKKVAVVRSTPKSPGSLKSRPPAPLAAAAPMPDLKHVRSKIGSTENIKHQPGGGKVQILDQKLDYKCVQSKCGSKDNAKHVPGGGNVQILDKKLEIANVQSRCGSKDNIKHTPGGGKVQILEKKLDLSNVQSRCGSKDNIKHVPGGGNTSQVQITHKKVDLTNVQSKCGSKVNIRHKPGGGNIEIKNEKLEFKVQSKVGSLDNIGHVPGGGGRRIESHKLSFRESAKARTDHGAEIVSLEDSPHQLSTVSSSGSINIADSPQLSTLADQVSASLAKQGL; from the exons ATG CCTGACCTGCGACTGGCAATGGACTACATGAACAACTCCTCCAACAGCTACAGCTCCGGAGACACCATGAGCTCCTCCTTAGCCAACATCACCATCAACGACCAGCACCACCAGGAGAACGGAATAATGAAAG aaactgaagcagctctCAGTGAAAACGGGCCTAAACCTGTGTCTGAACTCTGTGATGACAAGGTGCAACCTG CAGAGACGTCTGCAGAGAAGGGCGGTGTTGAAGCAGCAGTGCCTGAGCTCTCAGAGATAGAGAGCACCTCGTGTGAAGACGAGGGGCAGCTTG cagctggaggagcagctTCAACAG CTCAAGCAAAGATGGATAACGGCTCTGCAGATAAG ACCCAAACTGCCATCAAACCAACCTCTTCCCCTAAAAGAACATCCATAGTCACCAGGGGCAACAAAACACACGCTTCTTCCCGAAATGGCCCCAGCTCCATCCCCATTAAAGCCAGCAGCCCGGGGCCCAGGCAGCCCGGA AGTCTCGGTGGTGCGAAGTCTCAAACCCCCGGAGCCAGAATTGCTGTCAGAACTTCAGCTCAACCTG CTAGTGCCAAGAAACCTCCCACTccaaaaaatgaaaaag ATGGGAGTGGACAGAGCAGCCCTGGCGGCACAAAATCTCCCTCTACCCAGGCACTTTCTGCAAAGGCGGCGGCCGAGGCCAACAAAGTGAAGAAGGTGGCGGTGGTGCGTTCTACGCCCAAATCCCCGGGCTCGCTGAAGAGCCGCCCGCCAGCCCCTCTGGCTGCAGCGGCACCCATGCCGGACCTGAAGCACGTCAGGTCCAAGATCGGCTccacagaaaacataaaacaccaGCCTGGAGGTGGAAAG GTACAAATCCTTGATCAGAAGTTGGATTATAAATGTGTCCAGTCTAAGTGTGGCTCCAAAGACAATGCGAAACATGTACCCGGTGGCGGCAAT GTCCAAATCCTCGACAAGAAGCTGGAGATAGCTAACGTCCAATCTCGTTGTGGCTCTAAAGACAACATAAAGCACACCCCTGGTGGAGGCAAG GTGCAAATTCTTGAAAAGAAGCTGGACTTAAGCAATGTGCAGTCCCGATGCGGCTCCaaagataatataaaacatgtaccCGGTGGTGGCAAT ACTTCACAGGTTCAGATTACGCACAAAAAGGTCGATCTGACCAACGTTCAATCCAAATGTGGATCGAAAGTCAACATTCGTCATAAGCCAG GTGGTGGAAATATCGAGATCAAAAATGAGAAGCTGGAGTTCAAAGTTCAGTCCAAGGTCGGCTCTCTTGACAACATCGGCCACGTCCCTGGAGGTGGCGGGAGAAGG ATTGAGAGCCACAAACTGAGCTTCCGTGAGTCCGCCAAGGCCCGCACTGACCACGGCGCTGAGATCGTGTCTTTGGAAGACTCCCCTCACCAGCTCAGCACCGTGTCCTCCTCCGGCAGCATCAACATAGCCGACTCTCCGCAGCTCTCCACGCTGGCTGACCAGGTGTCCGCCTCTCTGGCCAAACAAGGCTTGTGA
- the LOC115025050 gene encoding microtubule-associated protein tau-like isoform X8 — protein sequence MDYMNNSSNSYSSGDTMSSSLANITINDQHHQENGIMKETEAALSENGPKPVSELCDDKVQPAETSAEKGGVEAAVPELSEIESTSCEDEGQLAAGGAASTAQAKMDNGSADKTQTAIKPTSSPKRTSIVTRGNKTHASSRNGPSSIPIKASSPGPRQPGSLGGAKSQTPGARIAVRTSAQPASAKKPPTPKNEKDGSGQSSPGGTKSPSTQALSAKAAAEANKVKKVAVVRSTPKSPGSLKSRPPAPLAAAAPMPDLKHVRSKIGSTENIKHQPGGGKVQILDQKLDYKCVQSKCGSKDNAKHVPGGGNVQILDKKLEIANVQSRCGSKDNIKHTPGGGKVQILEKKLDLSNVQSRCGSKDNIKHVPGGGNTSQVQITHKKVDLTNVQSKCGSKVNIRHKPGGGNIEIKNEKLEFKVQSKVGSLDNIGHVPGGGGRRIESHKLSFRESAKARTDHGAEIVSLEDSPHQLSTVSSSGSINIADSPQLSTLADQVSASLAKQGL from the exons ATGGACTACATGAACAACTCCTCCAACAGCTACAGCTCCGGAGACACCATGAGCTCCTCCTTAGCCAACATCACCATCAACGACCAGCACCACCAGGAGAACGGAATAATGAAAG aaactgaagcagctctCAGTGAAAACGGGCCTAAACCTGTGTCTGAACTCTGTGATGACAAGGTGCAACCTG CAGAGACGTCTGCAGAGAAGGGCGGTGTTGAAGCAGCAGTGCCTGAGCTCTCAGAGATAGAGAGCACCTCGTGTGAAGACGAGGGGCAGCTTG cagctggaggagcagctTCAACAG CTCAAGCAAAGATGGATAACGGCTCTGCAGATAAG ACCCAAACTGCCATCAAACCAACCTCTTCCCCTAAAAGAACATCCATAGTCACCAGGGGCAACAAAACACACGCTTCTTCCCGAAATGGCCCCAGCTCCATCCCCATTAAAGCCAGCAGCCCGGGGCCCAGGCAGCCCGGA AGTCTCGGTGGTGCGAAGTCTCAAACCCCCGGAGCCAGAATTGCTGTCAGAACTTCAGCTCAACCTG CTAGTGCCAAGAAACCTCCCACTccaaaaaatgaaaaag ATGGGAGTGGACAGAGCAGCCCTGGCGGCACAAAATCTCCCTCTACCCAGGCACTTTCTGCAAAGGCGGCGGCCGAGGCCAACAAAGTGAAGAAGGTGGCGGTGGTGCGTTCTACGCCCAAATCCCCGGGCTCGCTGAAGAGCCGCCCGCCAGCCCCTCTGGCTGCAGCGGCACCCATGCCGGACCTGAAGCACGTCAGGTCCAAGATCGGCTccacagaaaacataaaacaccaGCCTGGAGGTGGAAAG GTACAAATCCTTGATCAGAAGTTGGATTATAAATGTGTCCAGTCTAAGTGTGGCTCCAAAGACAATGCGAAACATGTACCCGGTGGCGGCAAT GTCCAAATCCTCGACAAGAAGCTGGAGATAGCTAACGTCCAATCTCGTTGTGGCTCTAAAGACAACATAAAGCACACCCCTGGTGGAGGCAAG GTGCAAATTCTTGAAAAGAAGCTGGACTTAAGCAATGTGCAGTCCCGATGCGGCTCCaaagataatataaaacatgtaccCGGTGGTGGCAAT ACTTCACAGGTTCAGATTACGCACAAAAAGGTCGATCTGACCAACGTTCAATCCAAATGTGGATCGAAAGTCAACATTCGTCATAAGCCAG GTGGTGGAAATATCGAGATCAAAAATGAGAAGCTGGAGTTCAAAGTTCAGTCCAAGGTCGGCTCTCTTGACAACATCGGCCACGTCCCTGGAGGTGGCGGGAGAAGG ATTGAGAGCCACAAACTGAGCTTCCGTGAGTCCGCCAAGGCCCGCACTGACCACGGCGCTGAGATCGTGTCTTTGGAAGACTCCCCTCACCAGCTCAGCACCGTGTCCTCCTCCGGCAGCATCAACATAGCCGACTCTCCGCAGCTCTCCACGCTGGCTGACCAGGTGTCCGCCTCTCTGGCCAAACAAGGCTTGTGA
- the LOC115025050 gene encoding microtubule-associated protein tau-like isoform X2: protein MAASVEEEGAAVQVVPDLRLAMDYMNNSSNSYSSGDTMSSSLANITINDQHHQENGIMKETEAALSENGPKPVSELCDDKVQPAETSAEKGGVEAAVPELSEIESTSCEDEGQLAGGAASTAQAKMDNGSADKTQTAIKPTSSPKRTSIVTRGNKTHASSRNGPSSIPIKASSPGPRQPGSLGGAKSQTPGARIAVRTSAQPASAKKPPTPKNEKDGSGQSSPGGTKSPSTQALSAKAAAEANKVKKVAVVRSTPKSPGSLKSRPPAPLAAAAPMPDLKHVRSKIGSTENIKHQPGGGKVQILDQKLDYKCVQSKCGSKDNAKHVPGGGNVQILDKKLEIANVQSRCGSKDNIKHTPGGGKVQILEKKLDLSNVQSRCGSKDNIKHVPGGGNTSQVQITHKKVDLTNVQSKCGSKVNIRHKPGGGNIEIKNEKLEFKVQSKVGSLDNIGHVPGGGGRRIESHKLSFRESAKARTDHGAEIVSLEDSPHQLSTVSSSGSINIADSPQLSTLADQVSASLAKQGL, encoded by the exons ATGGCGGCAAGCGTGGAAGAGGAGGGTGCAGCTGTACAGGTTGTT CCTGACCTGCGACTGGCAATGGACTACATGAACAACTCCTCCAACAGCTACAGCTCCGGAGACACCATGAGCTCCTCCTTAGCCAACATCACCATCAACGACCAGCACCACCAGGAGAACGGAATAATGAAAG aaactgaagcagctctCAGTGAAAACGGGCCTAAACCTGTGTCTGAACTCTGTGATGACAAGGTGCAACCTG CAGAGACGTCTGCAGAGAAGGGCGGTGTTGAAGCAGCAGTGCCTGAGCTCTCAGAGATAGAGAGCACCTCGTGTGAAGACGAGGGGCAGCTTG ctggaggagcagctTCAACAG CTCAAGCAAAGATGGATAACGGCTCTGCAGATAAG ACCCAAACTGCCATCAAACCAACCTCTTCCCCTAAAAGAACATCCATAGTCACCAGGGGCAACAAAACACACGCTTCTTCCCGAAATGGCCCCAGCTCCATCCCCATTAAAGCCAGCAGCCCGGGGCCCAGGCAGCCCGGA AGTCTCGGTGGTGCGAAGTCTCAAACCCCCGGAGCCAGAATTGCTGTCAGAACTTCAGCTCAACCTG CTAGTGCCAAGAAACCTCCCACTccaaaaaatgaaaaag ATGGGAGTGGACAGAGCAGCCCTGGCGGCACAAAATCTCCCTCTACCCAGGCACTTTCTGCAAAGGCGGCGGCCGAGGCCAACAAAGTGAAGAAGGTGGCGGTGGTGCGTTCTACGCCCAAATCCCCGGGCTCGCTGAAGAGCCGCCCGCCAGCCCCTCTGGCTGCAGCGGCACCCATGCCGGACCTGAAGCACGTCAGGTCCAAGATCGGCTccacagaaaacataaaacaccaGCCTGGAGGTGGAAAG GTACAAATCCTTGATCAGAAGTTGGATTATAAATGTGTCCAGTCTAAGTGTGGCTCCAAAGACAATGCGAAACATGTACCCGGTGGCGGCAAT GTCCAAATCCTCGACAAGAAGCTGGAGATAGCTAACGTCCAATCTCGTTGTGGCTCTAAAGACAACATAAAGCACACCCCTGGTGGAGGCAAG GTGCAAATTCTTGAAAAGAAGCTGGACTTAAGCAATGTGCAGTCCCGATGCGGCTCCaaagataatataaaacatgtaccCGGTGGTGGCAAT ACTTCACAGGTTCAGATTACGCACAAAAAGGTCGATCTGACCAACGTTCAATCCAAATGTGGATCGAAAGTCAACATTCGTCATAAGCCAG GTGGTGGAAATATCGAGATCAAAAATGAGAAGCTGGAGTTCAAAGTTCAGTCCAAGGTCGGCTCTCTTGACAACATCGGCCACGTCCCTGGAGGTGGCGGGAGAAGG ATTGAGAGCCACAAACTGAGCTTCCGTGAGTCCGCCAAGGCCCGCACTGACCACGGCGCTGAGATCGTGTCTTTGGAAGACTCCCCTCACCAGCTCAGCACCGTGTCCTCCTCCGGCAGCATCAACATAGCCGACTCTCCGCAGCTCTCCACGCTGGCTGACCAGGTGTCCGCCTCTCTGGCCAAACAAGGCTTGTGA
- the LOC115025050 gene encoding microtubule-associated protein tau-like isoform X25, translated as MAASVEEEGAAVQVVPDLRLAMDYMNNSSNSYSSGDTMSSSLANITINDQHHQENGIMKETEAALSENGPKPVSELCDDKVQPAGGAASTAQAKMDNGSADKSLGGAKSQTPGARIAVRTSAQPASAKKPPTPKNEKDGSGQSSPGGTKSPSTQALSAKAAAEANKVKKVAVVRSTPKSPGSLKSRPPAPLAAAAPMPDLKHVRSKIGSTENIKHQPGGGKVQILDQKLDYKCVQSKCGSKDNAKHVPGGGNVQILDKKLEIANVQSRCGSKDNIKHTPGGGKVQILEKKLDLSNVQSRCGSKDNIKHVPGGGNTSQVQITHKKVDLTNVQSKCGSKVNIRHKPGGGNIEIKNEKLEFKVQSKVGSLDNIGHVPGGGGRRIESHKLSFRESAKARTDHGAEIVSLEDSPHQLSTVSSSGSINIADSPQLSTLADQVSASLAKQGL; from the exons ATGGCGGCAAGCGTGGAAGAGGAGGGTGCAGCTGTACAGGTTGTT CCTGACCTGCGACTGGCAATGGACTACATGAACAACTCCTCCAACAGCTACAGCTCCGGAGACACCATGAGCTCCTCCTTAGCCAACATCACCATCAACGACCAGCACCACCAGGAGAACGGAATAATGAAAG aaactgaagcagctctCAGTGAAAACGGGCCTAAACCTGTGTCTGAACTCTGTGATGACAAGGTGCAACCTG ctggaggagcagctTCAACAG CTCAAGCAAAGATGGATAACGGCTCTGCAGATAAG AGTCTCGGTGGTGCGAAGTCTCAAACCCCCGGAGCCAGAATTGCTGTCAGAACTTCAGCTCAACCTG CTAGTGCCAAGAAACCTCCCACTccaaaaaatgaaaaag ATGGGAGTGGACAGAGCAGCCCTGGCGGCACAAAATCTCCCTCTACCCAGGCACTTTCTGCAAAGGCGGCGGCCGAGGCCAACAAAGTGAAGAAGGTGGCGGTGGTGCGTTCTACGCCCAAATCCCCGGGCTCGCTGAAGAGCCGCCCGCCAGCCCCTCTGGCTGCAGCGGCACCCATGCCGGACCTGAAGCACGTCAGGTCCAAGATCGGCTccacagaaaacataaaacaccaGCCTGGAGGTGGAAAG GTACAAATCCTTGATCAGAAGTTGGATTATAAATGTGTCCAGTCTAAGTGTGGCTCCAAAGACAATGCGAAACATGTACCCGGTGGCGGCAAT GTCCAAATCCTCGACAAGAAGCTGGAGATAGCTAACGTCCAATCTCGTTGTGGCTCTAAAGACAACATAAAGCACACCCCTGGTGGAGGCAAG GTGCAAATTCTTGAAAAGAAGCTGGACTTAAGCAATGTGCAGTCCCGATGCGGCTCCaaagataatataaaacatgtaccCGGTGGTGGCAAT ACTTCACAGGTTCAGATTACGCACAAAAAGGTCGATCTGACCAACGTTCAATCCAAATGTGGATCGAAAGTCAACATTCGTCATAAGCCAG GTGGTGGAAATATCGAGATCAAAAATGAGAAGCTGGAGTTCAAAGTTCAGTCCAAGGTCGGCTCTCTTGACAACATCGGCCACGTCCCTGGAGGTGGCGGGAGAAGG ATTGAGAGCCACAAACTGAGCTTCCGTGAGTCCGCCAAGGCCCGCACTGACCACGGCGCTGAGATCGTGTCTTTGGAAGACTCCCCTCACCAGCTCAGCACCGTGTCCTCCTCCGGCAGCATCAACATAGCCGACTCTCCGCAGCTCTCCACGCTGGCTGACCAGGTGTCCGCCTCTCTGGCCAAACAAGGCTTGTGA
- the LOC115025050 gene encoding microtubule-associated protein tau-like isoform X11 has protein sequence MAASVEEEGAAVQVVPDLRLAMDYMNNSSNSYSSGDTMSSSLANITINDQHHQENGIMKETEAALSENGPKPVSELCDDKVQPAETSAEKGGVEAAVPELSEIESTSCEDEGQLAAGGAASTAQAKMDNGSADKTQTAIKPTSSPKRTSIVTRGNKTHASSRNGPSSIPIKASSPGPRQPGSLGGAKSQTPGARIAVRTSAQPASAKKPPTPKNEKDGSGQSSPGGTKSPSTQALSAKAAAEANKVKKVAVVRSTPKSPGSLKSRPPAPLAAAAPMPDLKHVRSKIGSTENIKHQPGGGKVQILDQKLDYKCVQSKCGSKDNAKHVPGGGNVQILDKKLEIANVQSRCGSKDNIKHTPGGGKTSQVQITHKKVDLTNVQSKCGSKVNIRHKPGGGNIEIKNEKLEFKVQSKVGSLDNIGHVPGGGGRRIESHKLSFRESAKARTDHGAEIVSLEDSPHQLSTVSSSGSINIADSPQLSTLADQVSASLAKQGL, from the exons ATGGCGGCAAGCGTGGAAGAGGAGGGTGCAGCTGTACAGGTTGTT CCTGACCTGCGACTGGCAATGGACTACATGAACAACTCCTCCAACAGCTACAGCTCCGGAGACACCATGAGCTCCTCCTTAGCCAACATCACCATCAACGACCAGCACCACCAGGAGAACGGAATAATGAAAG aaactgaagcagctctCAGTGAAAACGGGCCTAAACCTGTGTCTGAACTCTGTGATGACAAGGTGCAACCTG CAGAGACGTCTGCAGAGAAGGGCGGTGTTGAAGCAGCAGTGCCTGAGCTCTCAGAGATAGAGAGCACCTCGTGTGAAGACGAGGGGCAGCTTG cagctggaggagcagctTCAACAG CTCAAGCAAAGATGGATAACGGCTCTGCAGATAAG ACCCAAACTGCCATCAAACCAACCTCTTCCCCTAAAAGAACATCCATAGTCACCAGGGGCAACAAAACACACGCTTCTTCCCGAAATGGCCCCAGCTCCATCCCCATTAAAGCCAGCAGCCCGGGGCCCAGGCAGCCCGGA AGTCTCGGTGGTGCGAAGTCTCAAACCCCCGGAGCCAGAATTGCTGTCAGAACTTCAGCTCAACCTG CTAGTGCCAAGAAACCTCCCACTccaaaaaatgaaaaag ATGGGAGTGGACAGAGCAGCCCTGGCGGCACAAAATCTCCCTCTACCCAGGCACTTTCTGCAAAGGCGGCGGCCGAGGCCAACAAAGTGAAGAAGGTGGCGGTGGTGCGTTCTACGCCCAAATCCCCGGGCTCGCTGAAGAGCCGCCCGCCAGCCCCTCTGGCTGCAGCGGCACCCATGCCGGACCTGAAGCACGTCAGGTCCAAGATCGGCTccacagaaaacataaaacaccaGCCTGGAGGTGGAAAG GTACAAATCCTTGATCAGAAGTTGGATTATAAATGTGTCCAGTCTAAGTGTGGCTCCAAAGACAATGCGAAACATGTACCCGGTGGCGGCAAT GTCCAAATCCTCGACAAGAAGCTGGAGATAGCTAACGTCCAATCTCGTTGTGGCTCTAAAGACAACATAAAGCACACCCCTGGTGGAGGCAAG ACTTCACAGGTTCAGATTACGCACAAAAAGGTCGATCTGACCAACGTTCAATCCAAATGTGGATCGAAAGTCAACATTCGTCATAAGCCAG GTGGTGGAAATATCGAGATCAAAAATGAGAAGCTGGAGTTCAAAGTTCAGTCCAAGGTCGGCTCTCTTGACAACATCGGCCACGTCCCTGGAGGTGGCGGGAGAAGG ATTGAGAGCCACAAACTGAGCTTCCGTGAGTCCGCCAAGGCCCGCACTGACCACGGCGCTGAGATCGTGTCTTTGGAAGACTCCCCTCACCAGCTCAGCACCGTGTCCTCCTCCGGCAGCATCAACATAGCCGACTCTCCGCAGCTCTCCACGCTGGCTGACCAGGTGTCCGCCTCTCTGGCCAAACAAGGCTTGTGA
- the LOC115025050 gene encoding microtubule-associated protein tau-like isoform X23 produces the protein MAASVEEEGAAVQVVPDLRLAMDYMNNSSNSYSSGDTMSSSLANITINDQHHQENGIMKETEAALSENGPKPVSELCDDKVQPAETSAEKGGVEAAVPELSEIESTSCEDEGQLAAGGAASTAQAKMDNGSADKTQTAIKPTSSPKRTSIVTRGNKTHASSRNGPSSIPIKASSPGPRQPGSLGGAKSQTPGARIAVRTSAQPASAKKPPTPKNEKDGSGQSSPGGTKSPSTQALSAKAAAEANKVKKVAVVRSTPKSPGSLKSRPPAPLAAAAPMPDLKHVRSKIGSTENIKHQPGGGKVQILDKKLEIANVQSRCGSKDNIKHTPGGGKVQITHKKVDLTNVQSKCGSKVNIRHKPGGGNIEIKNEKLEFKVQSKVGSLDNIGHVPGGGGRRIESHKLSFRESAKARTDHGAEIVSLEDSPHQLSTVSSSGSINIADSPQLSTLADQVSASLAKQGL, from the exons ATGGCGGCAAGCGTGGAAGAGGAGGGTGCAGCTGTACAGGTTGTT CCTGACCTGCGACTGGCAATGGACTACATGAACAACTCCTCCAACAGCTACAGCTCCGGAGACACCATGAGCTCCTCCTTAGCCAACATCACCATCAACGACCAGCACCACCAGGAGAACGGAATAATGAAAG aaactgaagcagctctCAGTGAAAACGGGCCTAAACCTGTGTCTGAACTCTGTGATGACAAGGTGCAACCTG CAGAGACGTCTGCAGAGAAGGGCGGTGTTGAAGCAGCAGTGCCTGAGCTCTCAGAGATAGAGAGCACCTCGTGTGAAGACGAGGGGCAGCTTG cagctggaggagcagctTCAACAG CTCAAGCAAAGATGGATAACGGCTCTGCAGATAAG ACCCAAACTGCCATCAAACCAACCTCTTCCCCTAAAAGAACATCCATAGTCACCAGGGGCAACAAAACACACGCTTCTTCCCGAAATGGCCCCAGCTCCATCCCCATTAAAGCCAGCAGCCCGGGGCCCAGGCAGCCCGGA AGTCTCGGTGGTGCGAAGTCTCAAACCCCCGGAGCCAGAATTGCTGTCAGAACTTCAGCTCAACCTG CTAGTGCCAAGAAACCTCCCACTccaaaaaatgaaaaag ATGGGAGTGGACAGAGCAGCCCTGGCGGCACAAAATCTCCCTCTACCCAGGCACTTTCTGCAAAGGCGGCGGCCGAGGCCAACAAAGTGAAGAAGGTGGCGGTGGTGCGTTCTACGCCCAAATCCCCGGGCTCGCTGAAGAGCCGCCCGCCAGCCCCTCTGGCTGCAGCGGCACCCATGCCGGACCTGAAGCACGTCAGGTCCAAGATCGGCTccacagaaaacataaaacaccaGCCTGGAGGTGGAAAG GTCCAAATCCTCGACAAGAAGCTGGAGATAGCTAACGTCCAATCTCGTTGTGGCTCTAAAGACAACATAAAGCACACCCCTGGTGGAGGCAAG GTTCAGATTACGCACAAAAAGGTCGATCTGACCAACGTTCAATCCAAATGTGGATCGAAAGTCAACATTCGTCATAAGCCAG GTGGTGGAAATATCGAGATCAAAAATGAGAAGCTGGAGTTCAAAGTTCAGTCCAAGGTCGGCTCTCTTGACAACATCGGCCACGTCCCTGGAGGTGGCGGGAGAAGG ATTGAGAGCCACAAACTGAGCTTCCGTGAGTCCGCCAAGGCCCGCACTGACCACGGCGCTGAGATCGTGTCTTTGGAAGACTCCCCTCACCAGCTCAGCACCGTGTCCTCCTCCGGCAGCATCAACATAGCCGACTCTCCGCAGCTCTCCACGCTGGCTGACCAGGTGTCCGCCTCTCTGGCCAAACAAGGCTTGTGA